In Penicillium psychrofluorescens genome assembly, chromosome: 5, a single window of DNA contains:
- a CDS encoding uncharacterized protein (ID:PFLUO_007524-T1.cds;~source:funannotate) has product MESFDDASLVGPVSEDPAAVDNNPDPIAGKVSSDRASTNGSQQGLNEGVGLAADALITPEFPPLSFNLLSNNQAADDEGDGEDEEPRVATSFERESSPTSAQKFRSGLDNNEDEGISRMHKFTLYETATRFYMVGINMAETRFRILKIDRTSDSGELSITEDDMVYTKKEMVQLLDAIDDGNKSSGGLVQRCSAWALLGFIRFTGAYYMLLVTKRSQVAMLGGHNVYQVDGTELISLTAADSSWTKTEKHSEEARYITILNYLDLSRSFYFSYSYNITRTLQQNICRERKGHQDGLPKRLPPDYSTMFIWNHHLLGPAAASLKNPYEWCLPIIHGYVDQSKMSVFGRTVYIAIIARRSRFFAGARFLKRGANDLGYVANDVETEQIVSEQTTTSFHSAGPILHANPHYTSYVQHRGSIPLYWTQENTGVSPKPDIELNLVDPFYSAAALHFDNLFERYGAPIYVLNLVKSRERTPRESKLLKEFTNAVTYLNQFLPSDKKLIYKAWDMSRAAKSRDQDVIATLEGIAGDIMPTTGFFKNGSDAESGLRVQNGVARTNCIDCLDRTNAAQFVIGKRALGYQLHALGVIDGTTVEYDTDAINLFTNMWHDHGDTIAIQYGGSHLVNTMATYRKINQWSSHSRDMVESFKRYYNNSFLDAQRQEAYNLFLGNYIYAQGSPMLWDLSTDYYLHHADPRSYLEKKRPNYISWYTPENLKEKEMPPLPSRPRESLSHFDDYWLEYYRPLALSSLSKIFSYKMTSTLRYIPPPRPGLGTTDPSPFVQRIPPDQLPRDRPSTRSVKIQEPSDSRNALSTTPIPEPPSAEKLPPATGIIKEPSYQDLPPSRIPPIDAPPSTPSKAQIAQWTLGQLVSDSLNPSVTATEAEEYERYINHPLKVPLVITSEDEMTAASLREHKPNLDLLEYADKTNVEESALEANAEENMADYAEFLRVSQDGLTVVGEDYEKKRYKRYRQWLRGKSLFKQRVGV; this is encoded by the coding sequence ATGGAAAGCTTCGACGATGCGTCCCTCGTTGGCCCCGTGTCCGAGGATCCCGCTGCGGTCGACAACAACCCGGACCCGATTGCTGGGAAAGTCTCCTCCGATCGGGCCTCCACAAATGGCTCGCAGCAAGGCCTGAATGAAGGCGTTGGGCTAGCCGCAGATGCCTTGATCACGCCCGAGTTCCCTCCCTTATCGTTCAACCTACTCTCAAACAAccaggccgccgacgacgagggcgatggcgaggatgaagagccTCGTGTAGCCACCTCCTTCGAGCGCGAGTCCTCGCCCACGTCAGCGCAGAAGTTCCGATCGGGACTGGATAacaatgaggatgaggggatCAGCCGCATGCACAAATTCACGCTCTACGAGACCGCAACCCGGTTCTACATGGTCGGCATCAATATGGCGGAGACGCGCTTTCGCATCCTCAAGATCGATCGGACTTCGGACTCGGGCGAGCTGAGCATCACGGAGGATGATATGGTCTacaccaagaaggagatggtgcaGTTGCTGGACGCCATCGATGATGGGAACAAGAGCTCGGGTGGATTGGTCCAGAGATGCAGTGCGTGGGCCCTGCTCGGCTTCATCCGGTTCACGGGAGCCTATTACATGCTCCTCGTCACCAAGCGGAGCCAGGTAGCCATGCTGGGTGGCCACAATGTCTATCAGGTTGATGGGACGGAACTCATCTCGCTAACGGCGGCGGACTCGTCTTGGACCAAGACGGAGAAACACTCCGAGGAGGCTCGCTATATTACCATCCTGAACTATCTCGACCTCAGTCGGTCTTTCTACTTCAGTTATTCCTACAATATCACCCGCACGCTGCAGCAGAACATCTGCCGGGAACGCAAAGGTCATCAGGATGGACTACCCAAACGCTTGCCGCCAGATTACAGCACCATGTTTATCTGGAATCATCACCTTTTGGGTCCTGCTGCGGCCAGTCTCAAAAATCCCTACGAATGGTGtctccccatcatccatGGCTATGTGGACCAGAGCAAGATGAGCGTGTTTGGACGGACGGTCTACATTGCCATCATCGCGCGACGCTCCCGGTTCTTTGCGGGAGCACGTTTTCTGAAACGCGGTGCGAATGATTTGGGATACGTGGCCAACGATGTGGAGACCGAACAAATTGTCTCGGAGCAGACGACAACATCCTTCCACTCTGCGGGTCCAATCCTCCACGCCAACCCGCACTACACTTCATATGTTCAACACCGTGGGAGCATTCCTCTCTATTGGACTCAGGAGAACACCGGCGTGTCCCCCAAGCCAGATATTGAACTCAATCTGGTTGACCCCTTCTACTCTGCGGCCGCCTTGCATTTTGATAATTTGTTTGAAAGATACGGAGCTCCCATCTATGTTTTGAATCTGGTGAAATCTCGAGAGCGAACACCGAGAGAATcgaagctgctcaaggagtTTACCAACGCCGTCACTTATTTAAATCAGTTTCTTCCTTCGGACAAGAAGCTCATCTACAAGGCCTGGGATATGAGCCGTGCAGCTAAGAGCCGTGATCAAGATGTCATCGCGACGTTGGAGGGGATCGCAGGAGACATCATGCCGACCACTGGCTTCTTCAAAAACGGCAGTGATGCCGAATCTGGCTTGCGGGTTCAAAATGGCGTCGCAAGAACGAATTGCATTGATTGCCTCGACCGAACCAACGCCGCACAGTTTGTCATTGGAAAGCGGGCCCTCGGCTACCAGCTTCATGCTCTCGGCGTGATCGATGGGACGACGGTGGAGTACGACACTGATGCCATCAATCTGTTCACAAACATGTGGCACGACCACGGAgacaccatcgccatccaatACGGCGGCTCACATCTGGTCAATACCATGGCGACATACCGCAAAATCAATCAGTGGAGCAGCCATTCCCGGGATATGGTAGAGAGCTTCAAGCGGTACTACAATAATTCGTTCCTTGACGCTCAACGCCAGGAGGCATACAACCTGTTTCTGGGCAACTACATCTACGCGCAGGGTTCTCCGATGCTGTGGGATCTTTCGACGGATTATTACCTGCATCACGCCGACCCGCGATCCTATCTGGAAAAAAAACGACCAAACTACATTTCCTGGTATACGCCCGAGAacttgaaggagaaggaaatgcCGCCCCTTCCATCCCGTCCAAGAGAATCACTGTCCCATTTTGACGACTACTGGCTCGAATACTATCGCCCTCTCGCCCTGTCAAGCCTCTCCAAGATCTTCTCCTACAAAATGACCTCGACTCTCCGCTACATCCCTCCTCCCCGTCCAGGACTCGGCACAACCGACCCCAGCCCCTTTGTCCAGCGAATTCCACCAGACCAACTTCCCCGTGACCGTCCATCAACGCGAAGCGTCAAGATCCAAGAACCGTCCGACAGCCGCAATGCCCTGTCCACAACCCCAATCCCCGAGCCCCCTTCAGCAGAGAAACTTCCCCCAGCAACAGGGATAATCAAAGAACCATCATACCAAGACCTGCCACCATCCCGCATCCCGCCCATCGACGCACCCCCCTCCACACCAAGCAAAGCCCAAATCGCACAGTGGACTCTCGGCCAACTCGTCTCGGACTCATTAAACCCATCCGTCACAGCcaccgaagcagaagaataCGAGCGCTACATCAACCACCCGCTCAAAGTCCCGCTCGTCATCACCTCCGAAGACGAAATGACCGCCGCCTCTCTGCGCGAGCATAAGCCCAAcctcgatctgctcgagtATGCCGATAAGACGAATGTCGAGGAGTCCGCGCTTGAGGCGAACGCCGAGGAGAATATGGCTGATTATGCGGAGTTCCTACGCGTCTCGCAGGATGGGTTGACTGTCGTCGGGGAGGATTatgagaagaagaggtaTAAGCGCTACCGGCAGTGGCTGCGTGGGAAGAGTCTTTTCAAGCAGAGGGTTGGTGTTTGA